Proteins from a single region of Candidatus Methylomirabilis sp.:
- the mnmA gene encoding tRNA 2-thiouridine(34) synthase MnmA, with amino-acid sequence MNRKPRVVVAMSGGVDSAVAAALLQEQGYEVIGISLKLLSEGTGNGSERADRCCSVKDAEDARLVAAQLGIPYYVLNYESQFHREIIQAFTAGYIGGLTPNPCVRCNELVKFGFLLRQAVGLGAEHLATGHYARVEQDRKSVRFVLRRGSDYERDQSYFLYSLTQEQLARICFPVGHMTKDQVRERAAAYGLRIAAKADSQDLCFVGHDYRTFLQGRCGDRLKPGPITDRAGRILGQHKGVALYTVGQRSGLGLAGGPFYVIRLDSRTNAVIVGKRDELLQHEFVADQLNLIAWDRLNGERPVLTKVRSRQAAMPATVFPLGDGRIRVRWQEAQPAPAPGQAAVFYDAAEPDLLVGGATVAADQRPQ; translated from the coding sequence GTGAATCGTAAGCCGAGAGTCGTTGTGGCGATGAGCGGCGGGGTCGACAGCGCTGTCGCCGCCGCCCTGCTCCAAGAGCAAGGGTATGAGGTTATCGGGATCAGCCTGAAGCTGTTGTCTGAGGGGACAGGGAACGGCTCGGAGCGGGCCGATCGCTGTTGCTCTGTCAAGGATGCCGAGGATGCGAGGCTCGTAGCCGCGCAACTCGGGATCCCCTATTACGTACTGAATTATGAGTCGCAGTTCCATCGCGAGATCATCCAGGCGTTTACGGCAGGCTATATAGGGGGCCTGACGCCCAATCCCTGCGTGCGCTGTAATGAGCTGGTGAAGTTTGGATTTCTGCTCCGGCAGGCGGTGGGACTAGGGGCCGAGCACCTGGCGACGGGACATTATGCGCGAGTCGAGCAGGACCGTAAGAGCGTTCGCTTCGTGCTGCGTCGTGGGAGCGATTATGAGAGGGACCAAAGCTATTTCCTGTACAGCCTGACCCAGGAGCAGCTCGCTAGAATCTGCTTTCCCGTCGGTCATATGACTAAGGACCAGGTTCGAGAACGGGCTGCAGCCTACGGTCTACGGATCGCCGCCAAGGCCGACAGTCAGGATCTCTGCTTTGTTGGCCACGATTACCGGACCTTCCTCCAGGGGCGGTGTGGAGACCGTCTGAAGCCGGGCCCGATTACAGATCGTGCCGGTCGGATCCTCGGGCAACACAAGGGCGTGGCGCTCTATACCGTAGGTCAGCGTAGCGGTCTGGGGTTGGCTGGCGGCCCTTTTTACGTAATCCGGCTTGACTCGAGAACCAACGCGGTCATCGTGGGCAAGCGGGATGAATTGCTGCAACATGAATTCGTGGCCGACCAGCTTAACCTTATAGCGTGGGACCGCTTGAATGGGGAGCGGCCTGTCCTGACGAAGGTTCGCTCCCGCCAAGCTGCGATGCCGGCGACAGTGTTCCCTCTCGGCGATGGTCGGATACGGGTCCGATGGCAAGAGGCCCAGCCCGCCCCCGCCCCGGGCCAGGCGGCCGTATTCTATGATGCGGCGGAGCCCGACCTGCTCGTGGGCGGCGCCACCGTTGCGGCAGACCAACGGCCTCAATAA
- a CDS encoding cysteine desulfurase family protein yields the protein MSIYCDYNATTPMRPEVLDAMRPYFDSRFGNASSSHSRGREAKLALEEAREAIASALGAREKKSVIFVSGGTEANNLAVKGAAWAARERGRHIVTSAVEHRAVISACRALGAEGFEVTCLAVDAEGLIDPETVKRTVRTDTTVISLMHANNETGVIFPIAEIGQLARERGIVFHSDAVQTFGRLPVDVEAQGVELLTISGHKIYGPKGIGVLYVRPGTKLVPQIHGGEQEHGVRAGTENVAAAVGMACAARLALESMQIERHRLKMLRDRLEAGILGRITGTRRNGDRDQRLSNTSNISFQGVRADSLLVALDLEGVEVSAGAACASGALESSHVLRAMGRRSEIDGGGIRFSLGAGTTEAEIDRILELLPPLVERVRAAKVEGIGGRV from the coding sequence ATGAGTATCTATTGTGACTATAACGCCACTACCCCGATGCGTCCGGAAGTATTGGACGCGATGAGGCCATACTTCGATTCGCGCTTTGGCAATGCCAGTTCGAGCCATAGCCGGGGCAGAGAGGCCAAACTGGCCCTGGAAGAGGCGCGTGAAGCGATTGCGTCAGCGCTTGGGGCGCGGGAGAAAAAGAGCGTGATCTTTGTGTCTGGGGGAACGGAGGCGAACAACCTGGCCGTCAAGGGCGCGGCCTGGGCCGCCCGGGAACGGGGCCGCCACATCGTGACCTCGGCGGTGGAGCACCGGGCCGTCATCAGCGCCTGCCGGGCCCTGGGGGCGGAGGGGTTCGAGGTCACCTGTCTGGCGGTCGACGCAGAGGGGCTGATCGATCCGGAGACGGTCAAGCGAACCGTTCGGACCGACACCACGGTCATCTCCTTGATGCATGCCAACAACGAGACCGGAGTCATCTTTCCGATTGCTGAAATCGGGCAGCTTGCGCGGGAACGCGGTATCGTCTTTCACTCAGACGCCGTCCAGACGTTTGGCCGTCTTCCGGTCGATGTCGAAGCCCAAGGAGTCGAGCTGCTTACCATTTCAGGACACAAGATCTACGGGCCGAAAGGGATCGGGGTCCTGTATGTCCGTCCGGGAACAAAGCTCGTCCCTCAAATACATGGGGGGGAGCAGGAGCATGGCGTCCGGGCCGGGACAGAGAATGTGGCGGCGGCCGTCGGCATGGCCTGTGCGGCAAGGCTCGCACTCGAATCGATGCAGATCGAGCGCCACCGTCTGAAGATGCTCAGGGATCGCCTTGAGGCGGGTATTCTCGGCCGGATCACGGGGACGCGGCGGAATGGCGACCGGGATCAGCGACTGTCTAACACCTCGAACATCTCATTTCAAGGGGTTCGGGCAGATTCATTGCTGGTTGCGCTGGATCTCGAGGGGGTTGAAGTCTCCGCGGGCGCCGCCTGCGCCTCCGGCGCGCTTGAGTCGTCGCACGTCCTGCGGGCAATGGGCCGAAGGTCTGAGATTGATGGCGGCGGGATTCGGTTTTCGCTGGGCGCCGGGACGACGGAAGCAGAGATCGACCGCATCCTGGAGCTCTTGCCGCCACTGGTTGAGCGGGTCCGTGCTGCGAAAGTAGAGGGTATAGGGGGTAGGGTGTAG